A single Perognathus longimembris pacificus isolate PPM17 chromosome 17, ASM2315922v1, whole genome shotgun sequence DNA region contains:
- the Krt36 gene encoding keratin, type I cuticular Ha6, producing the protein MATQICTPTFSTGSVKGLCGTAGGFSRVSSMRSVGSCRPCGTAGSVSSFRTSLSGLGSCFSGSGLPSGCHPSGFVGSGSWLCEGAFNGNEKETMQFLNDRLANYLEKVRQLEQDNAALECRIREWYECQIPYICPDYQSYFKTIEDFQQKILLTKSENARLVLQIDNAKLAADDFRTKYETELSLRQLVEADINGLRRILDELTLCKADLEAQVESLKEELLCLKKNHEEEVNTLRCQLGDRLNVEVDAAPPVDLNKILDDMRCQYETLVENNRRDVEAWFNTQTEELNQQVVSSSEQLQCCQTEIIELRRTVNALEIELQAQQSMRNSLESTLAETEARYGSQLAQMQCLITNVESQLAEIRCDLERQNHEYQVLLDVKARLESEIATYRRLLEGEDCKLPAHPCATECKPAVRVPCVSSTPCAPTGSCTPAPQVSTQIRTITEEIRDGKVISSREHVQSRPL; encoded by the exons ATGGCCACCCAGATTTGCACCCCGACCTTCTCCACTGGCTCCGTCAAGGGCCTCTGTGGCACAGCAGGTGGTTTCTCTCGGGTGTCTTCCATGCGCTCAGTGGGCTCCTGTAGACCCTGTGGTACGGCAGGGTCTGTCTCTTCCTTTCGGACAAGCCTGTCTGGTCTTGGGAGCTGCTTTTCTGGCTCCGGCTTGCCCTCTGGGTGCCATCCCTCTGGCTTTGTCGGGAGCGGGAGTTGGCTCTGTGAGGGTGCCTTCAATGGCAACGAGAAAGAAACCATGCAGTTCCTGAATGATCGGCTGGCCAATTACCTGGAGAAGGTGCGTCAGCTGGAGCAGGACAACGCGGCGCTGGAGTGCCGCATCCGGGAGTGGTACGAGTGTCAGATCCCGTACATCTGCCCCGACTACCAGTCCTACTTCAAGACCATCGAGGACTTCCAGCAGAAG ATCCTTCTGACCAAATCTGAGAACGCCAGGCTGGTCCTGCAGATTGACAATGCCAAGCTGGCTGCGGATGATTTCCGGACCAA GTATGAGACAGAGCTGTCCCTGCGGCAGCTGGTGGAGGCCGACATCAACGGCCTGCGCAGGATCCTGGATGAGCTGACCTTGTGCAAGGCCGACCTGGAGGCGCAGGTGGAGTCCCTGAAGGAGGAGCTGCTCTGCCTCAAGAAGAACCATGAGGAG GAAGTCAATACACTCCGCTGCCAACTTGGGGACCGACTGAACGTGGAGGTGGATGCTGCCCCACCGGTGGATCTCAACAAGATACTGGATGATATGAGATGTCAGTATGAGACCTTGGTGGAGAACAACCGCAGAGATGTCGAAGCGTGGTTCAACACCCAG ACGGAAGAGCTGAATCAGCAGGTGGTGTCCAGCTCGGAGCAGCTGCAGTGCTGCCAGACGGAGATCATTGAGCTGAGACGCACGGTCAACGCCCTGGAGATCGAGCTGCAAGCCCAGCAGAGCATG CGGAATTCTCTGGAATCCACTCTGGCTGAGACAGAGGCCCGCTATGGCTCCCAGCTGGCCCAGATGCAGTGTCTGATCACCAACGTGGAGTCCCAGCTGGCTGAGATCCGCTGTGACCTGGAGAGGCAGAATCATGAGTACCAGGTGTTGCTGGATGTCAAGGCCAGGCTGGAATCAGAGATTGCCACCTATCGCCGTCTGCTGGAGGGTGAAGATTGCAA GCTTCCTGCCCACCCTTGTGCCACGGAATGCAAGCCTGCTGTGAGAGTGCCCTGTGTCTCTTCTACACCCTGCGCCCCAACTGGGTCCTGCACCCCGGCTCCTCAAGTCAGCACCCAGATCCGCACCATCACTGAAGAGATCAGAGATGGGAAGGTCATTTCCTCCAGGGAGCATGTGCAATCCCGTCCTCTGTGA